One region of Candidatus Methylomirabilis sp. genomic DNA includes:
- a CDS encoding DUF983 domain-containing protein codes for MTAARRIARILGRGVRLRCPRCGVGPLFRGPFRMHEECLVCALPFEREQGYFVGAIYVNYAATAVLVVAAFVLLQRFPGIPVLAQLVLGGLVAVLVPLGFFRHSRSLWMSLDHIVNPAEEPPRVGPTP; via the coding sequence ATGACGGCGGCGCGCCGGATCGCCCGGATCCTCGGCCGCGGCGTGCGCCTGCGCTGCCCGCGCTGCGGCGTCGGCCCCCTCTTCCGCGGGCCCTTCCGGATGCACGAGGAGTGCCTGGTCTGCGCACTCCCCTTCGAGCGGGAGCAGGGCTACTTCGTCGGGGCGATCTACGTCAACTACGCGGCGACCGCCGTCCTCGTTGTCGCGGCGTTCGTCCTCCTGCAGCGCTTCCCCGGGATCCCCGTCCTCGCGCAACTCGTCCTGGGAGGGCTCGTCGCCGTGCTGGTCCCGCTTGGCTTCTTCCGGCACTCCCGGAGCCTCTGGATGAGCCTGGACCACATCGTCAACCCGGCGGAGGAGCCCCCGCGGGTCGGCCCCACCCCATGA